The following coding sequences lie in one Streptomyces venezuelae genomic window:
- a CDS encoding RDD family protein: MSAPTPAPGDDRPREGYYPDPSIPGYVRYWNGAAWVPGTSRPAPSDGEPLPPPPGVTSAPAAAAPAAAEETGPVFFDEAPHVGQSEQGDPETGRFEAARPEPASAWHADAGRQTGLGGEPDHKVSWGGTPGRPDPRVPSDAGPGPAGGEESAPHAPGASGPSHDDSDPGAATIRPVEPGAAKPTAGEGTVTFRRPTGPVRPAPSPGTEGTMSIRAIRPKSAQQGGDRTTAAAQPAVPQQGGATPQGAQAQRGAQGAQGAQASKGAQAPRGVQTPQGTQAPRGAQASQGAQGAQGAQASRGAQGAQARQGAQALRGAQASQGVQAPRGAQASQGAQASQRGQAPRGAQASQGAQAPHGTQAPQGAQASQAPQRSQTPQTPQTPQTHPSPRAPQAPASSQAQQAPPSVPQQGGVPHPVTSGPGGGSQSWAQQVHQLAQSPAAPAQQGEGQPVVPWKPVAEDPFLAVAQAQAAARPAGLGRRLAARLIDTVVLVAVTGAAALPLGTKAADHIDSKIDAAKLSGEKTTVWLLDGTTAGYFGLILAVLLLFGVVYEALPTAKWGRTLGKKVCGIEVRDIEEHEAPTFGAALKRWLVYSIPGVLAIGVVGVVWCVFDRPWRQCWHDKAANTFVAG; the protein is encoded by the coding sequence ATGAGCGCCCCAACTCCGGCCCCAGGCGACGACCGGCCGCGCGAAGGCTACTACCCCGACCCGTCCATTCCCGGATATGTCCGGTACTGGAACGGTGCCGCCTGGGTGCCCGGTACGAGCCGTCCCGCGCCGTCCGACGGCGAGCCGCTGCCGCCTCCGCCGGGTGTCACCTCCGCTCCCGCCGCCGCGGCTCCTGCCGCCGCCGAGGAGACGGGGCCCGTCTTCTTCGACGAGGCGCCGCACGTGGGGCAGTCCGAGCAAGGGGACCCGGAGACGGGCCGGTTCGAGGCGGCGCGGCCCGAGCCCGCCTCCGCCTGGCACGCCGACGCGGGGCGCCAGACCGGCCTCGGCGGGGAGCCGGACCACAAGGTCTCCTGGGGCGGTACGCCGGGACGGCCCGACCCGAGGGTGCCGAGCGACGCGGGGCCCGGTCCGGCCGGCGGGGAGGAGTCCGCTCCCCACGCCCCCGGCGCCTCCGGGCCGTCCCACGACGACAGCGACCCCGGCGCCGCCACGATCCGCCCGGTCGAGCCGGGCGCCGCGAAGCCGACGGCGGGAGAGGGCACGGTGACGTTCCGCCGGCCGACGGGGCCGGTGCGGCCCGCGCCGTCGCCCGGCACCGAGGGGACGATGTCGATCCGGGCGATCCGCCCCAAGTCGGCGCAGCAGGGCGGCGACCGAACCACGGCGGCCGCGCAGCCCGCCGTACCGCAACAAGGGGGAGCGACACCGCAGGGCGCGCAGGCACAGCGGGGTGCGCAGGGTGCGCAGGGCGCGCAGGCATCGAAGGGTGCGCAGGCGCCGCGGGGCGTGCAGACACCGCAAGGCACGCAGGCGCCGCGGGGTGCGCAGGCTTCCCAGGGCGCGCAGGGTGCGCAAGGCGCGCAGGCTTCCCGGGGTGCGCAGGGCGCGCAGGCGCGGCAGGGTGCGCAGGCGCTGCGGGGCGCGCAGGCATCGCAGGGCGTGCAGGCGCCGCGTGGTGCGCAGGCTTCCCAGGGTGCGCAGGCATCGCAGAGGGGGCAGGCGCCGCGTGGCGCGCAGGCATCGCAAGGCGCGCAGGCGCCGCATGGCACGCAGGCACCGCAGGGCGCGCAGGCTTCCCAGGCACCTCAACGCTCCCAGACCCCCCAGACCCCCCAGACCCCCCAGACCCACCCGTCACCCCGAGCCCCGCAGGCGCCCGCCTCGTCGCAGGCTCAGCAGGCCCCGCCCTCCGTCCCCCAGCAAGGCGGCGTTCCCCATCCCGTCACCTCCGGGCCCGGCGGCGGCTCGCAGTCCTGGGCGCAGCAGGTGCACCAGCTGGCGCAGAGCCCCGCCGCCCCCGCCCAGCAGGGCGAGGGGCAGCCCGTCGTGCCGTGGAAGCCGGTCGCCGAGGACCCGTTCCTCGCCGTCGCCCAGGCACAGGCCGCGGCCCGTCCCGCCGGGCTCGGCAGGCGCCTTGCCGCGCGGCTCATCGACACCGTCGTGCTCGTCGCCGTCACCGGCGCCGCCGCGCTGCCGCTCGGCACCAAGGCCGCCGACCACATCGACAGCAAGATCGACGCGGCGAAGCTCTCCGGCGAGAAGACGACGGTGTGGCTCCTGGACGGCACCACCGCGGGCTACTTCGGCCTGATCCTCGCCGTGCTGCTGCTCTTCGGCGTCGTCTACGAAGCGCTGCCGACCGCCAAATGGGGCCGCACCCTCGGCAAGAAGGTGTGCGGCATCGAGGTGCGGGACATCGAGGAGCACGAGGCGCCGACGTTCGGGGCGGCGCTCAAGCGCTGGCTGGTGTACAGCATCCCTGGCGTCCTGGCGATCGGCGTCGTCGGCGTGGTGTGGTGCGTCTTCGACCGCCCGTGGCGCCAGTGCTGGCACGACAAGGCGGCCAATACGTTCGTGGCCGGGTAA
- a CDS encoding SsgA family sporulation/cell division regulator, giving the protein MHSVVERELELKLVLSPERAVPVPARLTYRTADPYAVHIAFHIGSEHPVNWTFARELLVEGVFRPCGHGDVRVWPTKVEGRSVVLMALSSPDGDALLEAPAAAVSAWLERTLRVVPPGSEGERLGIDDGLAELLAPASGRGRVDELWLRDPWPSDESKDGE; this is encoded by the coding sequence ATGCACTCCGTGGTGGAACGCGAGCTGGAGCTCAAACTGGTCCTGTCGCCGGAACGGGCCGTCCCCGTCCCGGCCCGCCTCACCTACCGCACCGCCGACCCCTACGCCGTCCACATCGCCTTCCACATCGGCTCCGAGCACCCGGTGAACTGGACGTTCGCGCGGGAGCTCCTGGTGGAGGGGGTGTTCAGGCCGTGCGGCCACGGTGACGTGCGGGTCTGGCCGACGAAGGTGGAGGGGCGCAGCGTCGTCCTGATGGCGCTGAGCTCGCCGGACGGCGACGCGCTCCTGGAGGCGCCGGCCGCGGCGGTGTCGGCGTGGCTGGAGCGGACGCTTCGGGTGGTCCCTCCGGGCTCTGAGGGCGAGCGGCTCGGCATCGACGACGGCCTCGCCGAGCTGCTCGCACCCGCATCCGGCCGTGGCCGCGTGGACGAGCTGTGGCTGCGCGACCCGTGGCCCTCGGACGAGTCCAAGGACGGTGAGTGA